One window from the genome of Oryza glaberrima chromosome 3, OglaRS2, whole genome shotgun sequence encodes:
- the LOC127765384 gene encoding PI-PLC X domain-containing protein At5g67130 isoform X3 produces the protein MGGAFTAAPALALVLLVALSVVATANVGDSCSTAVDCGGGQWCFDCQPEFAGSSCVRSAATNPFQLTNNSLPFNKYAYLTTHNSFAIVGEPSHTGVPRITFDNQEDTVTDQLNNGVRALMLDTYDFKGDVWLCHSNGGKCNDFTAFEPALDTFKEIEAFLGANPSEIVTLILEDYVHAPNGLTNVFKASGLMKYWFPVSKMPQNGKDWPLVSDMVASNQRLLVFTSIRSKQATEGIAYQWNFMVENNYGDDGMDAGKCSNRAESAPLNDKTKSLVLVNYFPSVPVKVTACLQHSKSLTDMVNTCYGAAGNRWANFLAVDYYKRSDGGGAFQATDLLNGRLLCGCQDVKACSVRQETRHTCFLPPCASVVLDPGRDKRRS, from the exons ATGGGGGGCGCCTTTACAGCGGCGCCCGCACTCGCTCTGGTCTTGCTCGTCGCCCTCTCGGTGGTGGCCACCGCGAAT gtgggGGATTCATGCTCGACGGCGGTGgactgcggcggcgggcagTGGTGCTTCGACTGCCAGCCAGAGTTCGCCGGCTCCAGCTGcgtccgctccgccgccaccaatcCCTTCCAACTCACT AACAACTCGTTGCCATTCAACAAGTATGCCTATCTCACGACGCACAATTCATTTGCGATCGTTGGGGAACCATCGCACACTGGAGTTCCACGCATCACCTTTGACAACCAGGAGGATACAGTCACTGATCAATTAAAT AACGGTGTCCGTGCGCTGATGCTTGATACATATGACTTCAAAGGAGATGTATGGTTGTGCCATTCAAATGGAGGGAAATGCAATGATTTCACTGCATTC GAACCTGCATTGGACACATTCAAGGAAATCGAAGCCTTCCTTGGAGCCAATCCATCTGAAATCGTCACGTTGATCCTGGAAGACTACGTGCATGCACCGAATGGCCTGACAAACGTGTTCAAGGCCTCTGGTCTGATGAAGTACTGGTTTCCCGTGTCGAAAATGCCACAGAACGGTAAGGATTGGCCTCTTGTCAGTGACATGGTTGCGAGCAACCAGCGCCTCCTTGTGTTCACCTCCATCAGGTCAAAGCAGGCCACTGAAGGAATCGCATACCAATGGAACTTCATGGTCGAGAACAACT ATGGAGATGATGGCATGGATGCTGGGAAATGCTCAAACCGTGCAGAATCTGCACCTCTGAACGACAAAACCAAGTCGCTAGTCCTGGTGAACTACTTCCCATCGGTCCCGGTGAAGGTAACCGCATGCCTGCAGCACTCCAAGAGCCTTACTGACATGGTGAACACATGCTACGGTGCAGCTGGGAATCGATGGGCTAATTTCCTCGCAGTTGATTACTACAAG AGAAGTGATGGAGGGGGCGCATTCCAAGCGACAGATTTGCTCAATGGCAGACTCCTGTGTGGATGCCAGGATGTCAAGGCTTGCTCggtgagacaagagacaagacaCACTTGCTTCCTTCCTCCATGTGCATCTGTGGTTCTGGATCCAGGAAGGGATAAGAGGAGGAGCTGA
- the LOC127765384 gene encoding PI-PLC X domain-containing protein At5g67130 isoform X2: MGGAFTAAPALALVLLVALSVVATANVGDSCSTAVDCGGGQWCFDCQPEFAGSSCVRSAATNPFQLTNNSLPFNKYAYLTTHNSFAIVGEPSHTGVPRITFDNQEDTVTDQLNNGVRALMLDTYDFKGDVWLCHSNGGKCNDFTAFEPALDTFKEIEAFLGANPSEIVTLILEDYVHAPNGLTNVFKASGLMKYWFPVSKMPQNGKDWPLVSDMVASNQRLLVFTSIRSKQATEGIAYQWNFMVENNCEPSHPPNSFFFHSTFLLHARNSQIPLITDGDDGMDAGKCSNRAESAPLNDKTKSLVLVNYFPSVPVKVTACLQHSKSLTDMVNTCYGAAGNRWANFLAVDYYKRSDGGGAFQATDLLNGRLLCGCQDVKACSRGSGVICSS, from the exons ATGGGGGGCGCCTTTACAGCGGCGCCCGCACTCGCTCTGGTCTTGCTCGTCGCCCTCTCGGTGGTGGCCACCGCGAAT gtgggGGATTCATGCTCGACGGCGGTGgactgcggcggcgggcagTGGTGCTTCGACTGCCAGCCAGAGTTCGCCGGCTCCAGCTGcgtccgctccgccgccaccaatcCCTTCCAACTCACT AACAACTCGTTGCCATTCAACAAGTATGCCTATCTCACGACGCACAATTCATTTGCGATCGTTGGGGAACCATCGCACACTGGAGTTCCACGCATCACCTTTGACAACCAGGAGGATACAGTCACTGATCAATTAAAT AACGGTGTCCGTGCGCTGATGCTTGATACATATGACTTCAAAGGAGATGTATGGTTGTGCCATTCAAATGGAGGGAAATGCAATGATTTCACTGCATTC GAACCTGCATTGGACACATTCAAGGAAATCGAAGCCTTCCTTGGAGCCAATCCATCTGAAATCGTCACGTTGATCCTGGAAGACTACGTGCATGCACCGAATGGCCTGACAAACGTGTTCAAGGCCTCTGGTCTGATGAAGTACTGGTTTCCCGTGTCGAAAATGCCACAGAACGGTAAGGATTGGCCTCTTGTCAGTGACATGGTTGCGAGCAACCAGCGCCTCCTTGTGTTCACCTCCATCAGGTCAAAGCAGGCCACTGAAGGAATCGCATACCAATGGAACTTCATGGTCGAGAACAACTGTGAGCCATCACATCCTccaaatagtttttttttccattcaacATTCCTGTTGCATGCAAGGAATTCACAAATTCCCTTGATCACAGATGGAGATGATGGCATGGATGCTGGGAAATGCTCAAACCGTGCAGAATCTGCACCTCTGAACGACAAAACCAAGTCGCTAGTCCTGGTGAACTACTTCCCATCGGTCCCGGTGAAGGTAACCGCATGCCTGCAGCACTCCAAGAGCCTTACTGACATGGTGAACACATGCTACGGTGCAGCTGGGAATCGATGGGCTAATTTCCTCGCAGTTGATTACTACAAG AGAAGTGATGGAGGGGGCGCATTCCAAGCGACAGATTTGCTCAATGGCAGACTCCTGTGTGGATGCCAGGATGTCAAGGCTTGCTCg CGAGGATCTGGTGTAATATGTTCTTCATGA
- the LOC127765384 gene encoding PI-PLC X domain-containing protein At5g67130 isoform X4, with amino-acid sequence MGGAFTAAPALALVLLVALSVVATANVGDSCSTAVDCGGGQWCFDCQPEFAGSSCVRSAATNPFQLTNNSLPFNKYAYLTTHNSFAIVGEPSHTGVPRITFDNQEDTVTDQLNNGVRALMLDTYDFKGDVWLCHSNGGKCNDFTAFEPALDTFKEIEAFLGANPSEIVTLILEDYVHAPNGLTNVFKASGLMKYWFPVSKMPQNGKDWPLVSDMVASNQRLLVFTSIRSKQATEGIAYQWNFMVENNYGDDGMDAGKCSNRAESAPLNDKTKSLVLVNYFPSVPVKVTACLQHSKSLTDMVNTCYGAAGNRWANFLAVDYYKRSDGGGAFQATDLLNGRLLCGCQDVKACSRGSGVICSS; translated from the exons ATGGGGGGCGCCTTTACAGCGGCGCCCGCACTCGCTCTGGTCTTGCTCGTCGCCCTCTCGGTGGTGGCCACCGCGAAT gtgggGGATTCATGCTCGACGGCGGTGgactgcggcggcgggcagTGGTGCTTCGACTGCCAGCCAGAGTTCGCCGGCTCCAGCTGcgtccgctccgccgccaccaatcCCTTCCAACTCACT AACAACTCGTTGCCATTCAACAAGTATGCCTATCTCACGACGCACAATTCATTTGCGATCGTTGGGGAACCATCGCACACTGGAGTTCCACGCATCACCTTTGACAACCAGGAGGATACAGTCACTGATCAATTAAAT AACGGTGTCCGTGCGCTGATGCTTGATACATATGACTTCAAAGGAGATGTATGGTTGTGCCATTCAAATGGAGGGAAATGCAATGATTTCACTGCATTC GAACCTGCATTGGACACATTCAAGGAAATCGAAGCCTTCCTTGGAGCCAATCCATCTGAAATCGTCACGTTGATCCTGGAAGACTACGTGCATGCACCGAATGGCCTGACAAACGTGTTCAAGGCCTCTGGTCTGATGAAGTACTGGTTTCCCGTGTCGAAAATGCCACAGAACGGTAAGGATTGGCCTCTTGTCAGTGACATGGTTGCGAGCAACCAGCGCCTCCTTGTGTTCACCTCCATCAGGTCAAAGCAGGCCACTGAAGGAATCGCATACCAATGGAACTTCATGGTCGAGAACAACT ATGGAGATGATGGCATGGATGCTGGGAAATGCTCAAACCGTGCAGAATCTGCACCTCTGAACGACAAAACCAAGTCGCTAGTCCTGGTGAACTACTTCCCATCGGTCCCGGTGAAGGTAACCGCATGCCTGCAGCACTCCAAGAGCCTTACTGACATGGTGAACACATGCTACGGTGCAGCTGGGAATCGATGGGCTAATTTCCTCGCAGTTGATTACTACAAG AGAAGTGATGGAGGGGGCGCATTCCAAGCGACAGATTTGCTCAATGGCAGACTCCTGTGTGGATGCCAGGATGTCAAGGCTTGCTCg CGAGGATCTGGTGTAATATGTTCTTCATGA
- the LOC127765384 gene encoding PI-PLC X domain-containing protein At5g67130 isoform X1, with protein sequence MGGAFTAAPALALVLLVALSVVATANVGDSCSTAVDCGGGQWCFDCQPEFAGSSCVRSAATNPFQLTNNSLPFNKYAYLTTHNSFAIVGEPSHTGVPRITFDNQEDTVTDQLNNGVRALMLDTYDFKGDVWLCHSNGGKCNDFTAFEPALDTFKEIEAFLGANPSEIVTLILEDYVHAPNGLTNVFKASGLMKYWFPVSKMPQNGKDWPLVSDMVASNQRLLVFTSIRSKQATEGIAYQWNFMVENNCEPSHPPNSFFFHSTFLLHARNSQIPLITDGDDGMDAGKCSNRAESAPLNDKTKSLVLVNYFPSVPVKVTACLQHSKSLTDMVNTCYGAAGNRWANFLAVDYYKRSDGGGAFQATDLLNGRLLCGCQDVKACSVRQETRHTCFLPPCASVVLDPGRDKRRS encoded by the exons ATGGGGGGCGCCTTTACAGCGGCGCCCGCACTCGCTCTGGTCTTGCTCGTCGCCCTCTCGGTGGTGGCCACCGCGAAT gtgggGGATTCATGCTCGACGGCGGTGgactgcggcggcgggcagTGGTGCTTCGACTGCCAGCCAGAGTTCGCCGGCTCCAGCTGcgtccgctccgccgccaccaatcCCTTCCAACTCACT AACAACTCGTTGCCATTCAACAAGTATGCCTATCTCACGACGCACAATTCATTTGCGATCGTTGGGGAACCATCGCACACTGGAGTTCCACGCATCACCTTTGACAACCAGGAGGATACAGTCACTGATCAATTAAAT AACGGTGTCCGTGCGCTGATGCTTGATACATATGACTTCAAAGGAGATGTATGGTTGTGCCATTCAAATGGAGGGAAATGCAATGATTTCACTGCATTC GAACCTGCATTGGACACATTCAAGGAAATCGAAGCCTTCCTTGGAGCCAATCCATCTGAAATCGTCACGTTGATCCTGGAAGACTACGTGCATGCACCGAATGGCCTGACAAACGTGTTCAAGGCCTCTGGTCTGATGAAGTACTGGTTTCCCGTGTCGAAAATGCCACAGAACGGTAAGGATTGGCCTCTTGTCAGTGACATGGTTGCGAGCAACCAGCGCCTCCTTGTGTTCACCTCCATCAGGTCAAAGCAGGCCACTGAAGGAATCGCATACCAATGGAACTTCATGGTCGAGAACAACTGTGAGCCATCACATCCTccaaatagtttttttttccattcaacATTCCTGTTGCATGCAAGGAATTCACAAATTCCCTTGATCACAGATGGAGATGATGGCATGGATGCTGGGAAATGCTCAAACCGTGCAGAATCTGCACCTCTGAACGACAAAACCAAGTCGCTAGTCCTGGTGAACTACTTCCCATCGGTCCCGGTGAAGGTAACCGCATGCCTGCAGCACTCCAAGAGCCTTACTGACATGGTGAACACATGCTACGGTGCAGCTGGGAATCGATGGGCTAATTTCCTCGCAGTTGATTACTACAAG AGAAGTGATGGAGGGGGCGCATTCCAAGCGACAGATTTGCTCAATGGCAGACTCCTGTGTGGATGCCAGGATGTCAAGGCTTGCTCggtgagacaagagacaagacaCACTTGCTTCCTTCCTCCATGTGCATCTGTGGTTCTGGATCCAGGAAGGGATAAGAGGAGGAGCTGA